The following proteins are co-located in the Bombus pyrosoma isolate SC7728 linkage group LG12, ASM1482585v1, whole genome shotgun sequence genome:
- the LOC122573511 gene encoding protein germ cell-less, translating to MGNYVRKIASMSNNAVHSVYRGRKRKCIEEDDFDSESDYIDRTLQTPKKRKLLTTAQYIYKTLFQEEKGSDITVLMLGKAWRLHKVYISQSPYFASMFSGSWREANETVISVEIADPNITLDSLLTVFGSFYQDEVSLEPKEVIPILATSTLFQLQGLIDQCTDIMVETTNIKTVVPYYNAAVSYGVPVVKTAAKRWLEVNLLGYGWLHPTFLKEITPDLMVELIASPDLIAMQTEFCIYMMLRVWLFVHVHNKEETLQIDEYFRNHKWTKPFLTTEEGKEFAAPFKALRMKYLLLHDQDVKILYNDNLIPHEWLHNAYKEQWLHLLRIDANKDRGPKQMSEEEFARECFRCGRCIEKAGEHIWRWTAFHFGLDLVVCLDSTTLRIKRNHRLDTDHIKANHSKHKIILKVSLISLDEQRQVKHIQTSGMLRLSLHKNEEKQVMSLDKQLTYPLYISVNMQVVTPFVSTEEEKSADIIIFSDT from the exons ATGGGAAATTACGTGAGAAAAATTGCATCGATGTCAAATAATGCAGTGCACTCCGTATACCGTGGTCGTAAACGAAAGTGCATCGAGGAAGATGATTTTGATTCTGAATCGGATTACATCGATCGGACGCTTCAAACACCGAAAAA AAGGAAATTGCTGACAACAGCacaatacatttataaaaccTTGTtccaagaagaaaaaggaagtgATATAACTGTGCTCATGTTGGGCAAAGCATGGAGGTTGCATAAAGTTTATATTAGTCAG AGTCCGTATTTTGCAAGTATGTTTTCAGGATCTTGGAGAGAAGCAAATGAGACAGTTATAAGTGTAGAAATTGCTGATCCTAACATTACATTGgatt ctCTTTTGACAGTCTTTGGTTCCTTTTACCAAGATGAAGTCAGTTTAGAACCAAAAGAGGTCATACCAATTTTGGCTACCTCtacattatttcaattacaagGATTAATTGACCAATGTACAGATATTATGGTAGAgacaacaaatataaaaacagtTGTTCCTTATTATAATGCTGCTGTATCTTATGGTGTGCCAGTAGTAAAAACTGCAGCAAAACGGTGGTTAGAAGTAAATCTCTTAGGATATGGATGGTTACATCCTAcctttttaaaagaaattacaccTGATTTGATGGTTGAATTGATTGCTAGTCCTGATTTAATTGCTATGCAAACAGAATTTTGCATATACATGATGTTACGTGTATG GTTATTTGTTCATGTACATAATAAAGAGGAAACACTTCAaattgatgaatattttagaaatcatAAATGGACAAAACCATTCCTTACAACAGAAGAAGGCAAAGAATTTGCAGCACCTTTTAAAGCCCtgagaatgaaatatcttttactgCACGATCAAGATgtaaagattttatataatgACAATTTAATACCACATGAATGGTTACATAATGCATATAAAGAACAATGGTTACATTTACTAAGAATAGATGCGAATAAAGATCGAGG ACCAAAACAAATGAGTGAAGAAGAGTTTGCTCGTGAATGTTTCCGTTGCGGAAGGTGCATTGAAAAAGCTGGCGAGCATATTTGGAGATGGACAGCGTTTCATTTTGGATTAGATTTGGTGGTGTGCTTGGATAGTACTACTTTGAGGATTAAGAGAAATCATAGATTAGATACAGATCATATAAAAGCTAATCATAGCAAgcacaaaataattttaaa aGTAAGTCTAATTTCATTGGACGAACAACGTCAAGTAAAACACATTCAGACTTCGGGTATGCTTAGGTTGTCACTCCATAAGAACGAAGAA AAACAAGTGATGTCTCTGGATAAACAACTTACTTATCCTTTATATATATCAGTCAACATGCAAGTAGTTACTCCATTTGTATCaacggaagaagaaaaatcagcTGATATAATTATCTTCTCGGATACTTAG